DNA from Lentibacillus amyloliquefaciens:
AGGCTGCAAGTTTCGCGGCTGTTTTCATAACAAGGAACCAAAATGTGCCGTAAAACAAGCAGTAGAGGAAGGGAAAATTGCCCAAAGCCGCTACAACCATTATCTCCGTTTTTTGAACGAAATTTATTCACGAAAGCCGAGGTATTAATATGACGAAAATAGCACCTTCCATTTTATCCGCAGATTTTTCGAAGCTGAAAAATGAAATTCAGGATGTCGAACAAGGTGGTGCCGATTATATTCATGTTGATGTAATGGACGGCCATTTTGTCCCGAATATTACAATCGGCCCGCTGATTGTTGAATCAATCAAGCCGTATACAGGATTGCCATTGGACGTCCATTTGATGATTGAGAACCCTGATAAGTACATACCGGTATTCGCTGAAGCCGGTGCTTCAATTATTACCGTGCACCAAGAGACTTGTCCGCACCTGCACCGAACGATTCAGCTGATAAAGAGTCATGATGTAAAGACAGGCGTGGTTATTAATCCCGCAACACCTGCTGAAATGATTCGCGACATTTTACAGGAAGTCGATCTTGTATTGCTAATGACGGTGAACCCAGGGTTTGGCGGTCAGGCATTCATTCCCGAAGTCCTTCAAAAAGTAAAACAGATAGCTGCATGGCGAGAAAATCGACAATTGAATTTTGAAATTGAAGTCGATGGCGGCATTAATCAAAAAACAGCTGAATTATGTGCTGAAGCCGGTGCAGATGTGCTTGTAGCAGGCAGTGCAGTTTTTAAACAGGAAAATCGCAGAAAAGCAATTGAAGAAATTGCTTGTGCAGCAGGAAAGGCAGAATAATACCGTGGTATATGTTGCAATTATGGGAAACGGCCCAAAAGATTTAATTCCGGACCTTTCCCGATATGAAACAACAATAGATATATGGATTGGTGCTGATCGGGGCGCTTTGACGTTATTGGAAAACAATATCATGCCGGATTATGCTGTGGGTGACTTTGATTCCATGGCTGAAGCCGATAAAGATACGGTTCGAAAGCAGGCAAAAGTGTTTGATCCGTATCCTTCTGAAAAGGATGAGACTGATCTTGAAATTGCATTGAAACAGGCATATACCCTGAAACCTGATAAATTGTATCTGTTTGGTGTAACAGGCGGGCGTCTTGATCATGCCTTAATTAATATTCAATTACTGTATTCGATTATGGATCAGGGAATACAAGGTATAATAGCTGATCATCAGAATCTTCTTGAGCTATCGGAGCCAGGGTCACATAAAATCAATTATGATCAGCATTATTCCATTATTTCTTTTATCCCGTTCACGCCTTGTGTAAAAGGGCTGACTCTGGAAGGATTTTATTATAAATTGTCCGATGAAACCATTTCCTGGGGATCGACTCTCTGTATTTCCAACCAGCTTATTTCAGATTTTGGTACTTTTTCATACGATGAAGGCATATTATTAGTAATAAAGAGCCGTGATGTCTGATTAGGTGATTGAAAGCTTTGTTTGTATACAGAGGAGGCTGAGAACTCATGAAATTTTATACTATTAAGCTCCCGAGGTTTGTCGGCGGTTTTGTAAGGGTTATCGCCGGTGTGTTTAAAAAAGATAAGTAGTTATGTTTGATTGGCTTTTGTCATTTAATGGCAGAAGCTTTTTTTCATAAGACTGTTTTCCAGGTTGCTGTTTTTGGCACATAATCCATAAACTGCGAAGTAACTTTAGGTGTAATCTACCGCTCCGGAAATACACGCCGCGCACCTTAGGGCGGCTGGTGAGCCTCCCGTCCCGCAGGAGTCGTCGTGTATTTCCTACGCTAGTTTTGCGCTTTATAATCTCATTATTTTGGATCTTAACTAAACTTCTCTTGTGAATGTTTATTGGAGTGGAGGGCAGTCGACTCCTGCGGGAAAACGGGCAGCTGAGGCCTGAGCAGGAAGCGAATTTTGCTTCCGAGGTGGCTGAAGCGTTGCCCTAAGGTGCGCGACTGCCCGGAACGGAAATCAACATAGCACACTTACGTCGCAGTTTACATCAACTGCGATGATTACAGAGCAGCAAACTTTTCGAAAAAAGCTTTCATAAAGGTTTGTCCGAAAAACTTACTTTAGTCCAAGTTTTCGGACAAATAAAAAGCATCCTTCAATTGGATGCTTTTTGACATACGATAACGTTTTTTTATTCTTTTATCTTGTCTGTAACGGACAGTAACCCGCCGGAGTACGGCGATTAACTGTCCCTAAATGTCCGATTCTGTTCAACTAACATTCAGTGGGATAAAGCGTTCCACTGAATGAAGTTTCACTTTATTTAAACGCGTTGTACTTTGCCTGATTTTAAAGCACGGGCAGATACATATACGCGCTTTGGTTTGCCATCTACCATAATACGCACTTTTTGCACATTGGATTTAAAATTACGTTTCGTTGCGTTCATAGCGTGGGACCGATTATTTCCGGTACGGGTTTTACGTCCAGTTACAGTGCATTTTTTAGCCATGATAATCCCTCCTGTTAACACTTGTTTCCTACAATCACTAGTATAATTTAACACAGATACATTTCGAACGCAATTATTACCGCAAATATAAAGGGAAATAGCTTGACAGATGTATGTAAATCATTCATGGTAATAAGGGGCTATTACCCGGTTGTTCAGTGAATGCTTTTAATATGCGTATCATTATAGTAAAATATCCTTATAATCGTGTTCAAAATGAGCGTGTTATCAGAGGAGGATCATAATGTCCATAGAGTTAAATACAAACGATGGTCAAGTAACCATCACAAATGATGTGATTTCTACAATCGCCGGGGGAGCGGCTGTCGAGTGCTATGGAATTGTCGGCATGGCATCAAAAAGTCAAATCAGGGACGGAATAGCTGAAATTCTCAGGAAAGAGAACTTTTCAAAAGGTGTTATAGTCAGGCAAGTTGAAGATCACCTCCATATCGATATGTATATTATCGTCAGTTATGGCACAAAAATTTCAGAAGTAGCCCATAATGTACAGTCTCAGGTTAAATATACACTGAGTAAATCTTTAGGGCTTGAGATTGATTCGGTTAATATTTATATACAAGGTGTCCGGGTGTCTAAGGATTAATTAAGTCATCCGCGATAAGTCCACCTTTGGCTTATTGTTGTTATGAGGGAGGAAAGTATTGTGGCGTCAGAAGAATTAAACGGCAAGAAGTTTACACAAATGGTGCTCTCAGGTGCGCATCACTTGAAAAACAACGCAGAAAAGATAGATACATTAAATGTTTTCCCTGTTCCCGACGGTGATACTGGTACCAACATGAATCTATCCATCACTTCCGGGGCAGACGAGGTTAAAAAACTGAAGGGCGAAAATATATCAGAAGTTGCCAATGCTTTTTCAAAAGGATTATTAATGGGCGCACGAGGTAATTCCGGTGTTATTCTTTCACAGTTGTTCCGCGGGTTCGCCAAAGGAATGGATAAAAAAGAAACGCTATCAGCTGAAGAATTGGCCAATGCATTTGACAACGGTGTGGCGACAGCTTATAAAGCGGTTATGAAACCTGTTGAAGGTACGATTTTGACGGTTGCCAAAGATGCGGCGGAAATGGCAGTGTTGGAATCTGAAACAGAAAAAGATGTAATCGTTTTAATGGAAAAGGTTGTAAGAGAAGCTAAAGCGTCATTGAAGCGTACACCGGAGCTTTTGCCTGTCCTTAAAGAAGTCGGCGTTGTTGACTCGGGAGGACAAGGTCTCGTGACGATCTATGAAGGCTTTTTGGCTGCTCTGAAAGGTGAAGAAGTACCTGAAGCGGAAACAGATGATATTGAAATGGATGAAATGGTAAATGCTCAACACCACAAGATTGCTCAAGATTTCATGGACACCTCAGAAATCGAATATGGCTATTGCACGGAATTCATGGTCAGATTTGAAGATGAGAAGCTTAAGGAACACCCTTTTGATGAGGAAACATTCCGTAAAGAATTAAGCGAACATGGTGACTCGCTGCTCGTTGTTTCAGATGATGAGCTTGTTAAAGTACATGTTCATGCTGAATATCCCGGGGAAGTGATGACACTTGGACAACGTTTTGGCTCCTTAACCAATATGAAAATTGAAAACATGCGTGATCAGCATACAGCCATAGTTGACGGGGAGAAGGAACGAGCGACACAAGCTGGAAGGACTGAATATGGTATTGTAACGGTTGCGATGGGATCAGGGATCAAGGAAATGTTTGAAAGCCTGGGTGCAACTGTCGTTCTTGAAGGCGGACAAACCATGAACCCAAGCACTCAGGATATTACAGAAGCTATCACCGGGGCAAATGCGGATAATGTACTAATCCTTCCAAATAATAAAAACATTGTCATGGCAGCCGAGCAGGCAACTGATTTGGCAGATGCGAATGCAACAGTCGTCCCGACAAAAACAATCCCACAAGGAATCGGTGCATTGCTGGCCTTCCATCCGGACGCGACAATTGACGAAAACGGTGAAGCAATGGAAGCTGCAGGCAAAGAGATAAAGTCCGGACAAGTTACATATGCAGTCCGCGACACGCAAATTAATGGTATCACAATTGAAAAGGACCATTTTATGGGTTTGGCTGACGGCGAAATTAAAGCGTCCCACAAGGATCAGCTGGAGACTGTTAAATCATTGCTCGGTGAAATGATTACGGAAGATGATGAGATTCTTACCATTTTACAAGGTGAAGATGCAAGTGCTGAAGATGTAAAAGTGATTAAGCGGTATGTAGAAGATAACTATAAGGATATTGAAATCGAACATCATAAAGGTGATCAGCCAATTTATTCGTTCATTTTTTCAGTGGAATAACGAACAAAAAGACCCTCCTTAAAAGGAAGGTCTTTTTAAATGCCCGCAATTTTCATGACAAAGTAAAGCAGAAACAATGCAGATATAACGGTCAATACCGGTGAAAGTTCTTTCTGTTTTTTCATTGCGATTTTTACGATTGGGTATGCAATAAATCCGAATGCCATACCGTCAGCAATGCTGTAGGTGAATGGAATCATGGCTGTGATCAGAAATGCAGGAAGTGCTTCTGATAAATCATCCAATGGAATATTTTTCAGATTTTGAGCCATCAATACACCGACAATAATCAGTATCGGACTTATAGCTGTATTTGGAATCATCGAAATCCATGGAATGATGCTTAACGTTGCCAAAAATAAAACGCCGGCTGTTAGGGCAGCTTTTCCGGTTCTTCCATCAGAGCTGATGACCGCTGCATTTTCTGCTGCTGAAACAGTAGGAGATGTTCCGAAAAATGCGCTCAACAATGATGAGAAAGCCGTAACCTGATAAGCTTTACTGTAGCTGTTTTGCCTTTTTAGCATGTGAAGCTGACCGTGTAATAAACCCATGTTTTCAAAAATAAGAATAATGGTCAATGGGAAAACAGCCAGCCAAAATTCAAAATCACCTGCCGCGGTGAACGAAGGGATGAAAAGTACATCACCTGTGTTCACATCGATAGAATTTTTATTCATCTCCAAAAGTCCAAACAGATAAGCAATAAATGTTCCGCTTAACATGGTCACGAGAAAGTTAGCCGGGATATTTTTCATAAATAAAAATATCGCAACAAAAAGCGTCAAAAGACTTGCAATGAATTCAGGTGACGTAAAATCACCAATTGTAATGATGGTTTGCTCGCCACTGACGACAAGGCCGCTGTTTTCCAGACCGATCAGAATCAAAAAGAAACCAAGCCCGACAGTGATAGCATGTTTCAGTGATTCAGGGATTGCTTCTTTTAATACAACGCCAAGTTTTGTAAATGCTGTGATAAGAAAGAGGATTGCAGCTACAAGAACAACCGCAAGTCCTTCCTGGAAAGTCAGCCCTGTGCTTCCCACAATTGAAAAAGCAAAAAGAGCGTTTATACCCATGCCGGGGATAAGTATTAATGGCAATTTTGCATACAACCCCATCAGAATCGTGCCGGTAAAACTGGCAAGAATGGTTGCAATCATCCCGGTTTCAAGGGAGACACCAGCTTCACTGAGAATCGAACTGTTCACGGCAACAATATAAACCGTCGTCAAGTAGCCGATTAACCCGGCACTGATTTCTCTCCGCCATGTTCTTCCATTGGTTTTGAAACGCGTGCTGTTTCGATTAAACATGGAATTTCCTCGATAACTTATTGTCCCTCTCCCGCCCGACTATACATTCGCTTTATGTACAATCCACTAAGTGACTATTATAGCGTTTTTTGGTATAATTAGCAAAGGTACTATACACATAATAGGTGGTGGTCTACTGTGAAATTTAATTCAGTATTTGACATAATCGGACCCGTCATGATTGGTCCGTCGAGTTCACATACAGCAGGTGCTGTACGGATCGGAAAAGCGGCACGCAATTTATTTGGAAAAGAACCGAAATGGGCCAGGATCCATTTGTATGAATCGTTTGCGAAAACGTATAAAGGTCACGGGACGGATTTTGCTTTAGCCGGCGGGTTATTAGGATTCGATACAGATGACCCACGTATGAACCAGGCGCTTGAAATTGCTAAAGAGCGCGGGCTTGAAATCGAGTTTATTGAAGACAGTGCCGGTGTTGATCATCCGAATACAGCCAGGCTGATGATAGGGGATGAAGACGATCAAGTTGAACTCGTCGGTATCTCTATTGGCGGCGGAAAAGTTGAGATAACCGAATTAAATGGATTTGAATTGCGTCTGTCCGGTAATCACCCTGCGATTTTAATTATGCACAATGACCGGTTCGGGGCGATTGCATCGGTTACGGAAATCTTGGCCAAACATGAAATCAATATCGGTCATATGGAAGTGAATCGTAAGGATGTCGGGAAAGAAGCGTTGATGGTAATTGAAGTCGACCAGAATGTTGAAGACAGTATACTAAAAGAACTGGAAGGCGCTGACCATATCGAGCAAATCTCTAAAATTGTGAGTTAACATTTAAGGCTTGGCTGTTCATTTCACAGTCTGCACAAGCAAGTTTTCTAGTGCTGCAAGCTAACCCTGAACAGACCCGCCCCCTTTCAGTCTGTTCAAGCCGGTGTTGGGAATACTTCTAGAAAATAAGTCTTACTTAGGGAGAGGAGTTATATATATGTTTCGTACAGCTGCTGAATTAGTGGAAATTGCTGAAAAAGATAATATATTGATCTCAGAAGTTATGATTCGACAAGAGATGGATATGAAAGAAAAATCTCGTGAAGAGGTATTTTCCGAAATGGAAAAGAACCTCGAAGTCATGGAACAAGCCGTTGAAAATAGTCTGAAAGGCGTGAAATCTGTAACAGGTCTTACCGGTGGTGATGCAGTCAAAGTACAGGACTATATGAAAAACAGCACACCACTGTCAGGTAACATCATGATGGACGCAGTCAGTAAAGCGATGGGCACCAATGAGGTGAATGCAGCAATGGGCACGATTTGTGCAACCCCGACAGCAGGAAGCGCCGGATGTGTTCCCGGAACATTATTTGCCGTTAAAAATCAGTTGAACCCATCCCATGAACAGATGGTGCGGTATCTATTCACATCAGGTGCATTCGGTTTTGTTGTTGCCAATAATTCCTTTATCTCGGGTGCTGCAGGCGGCTGCCAGGCAGAAGTGGGATCGGCTGGTGCAATGGCATCAGCAGCGATCGTTGAAATGGCAGGCGGAACTCCTCAACAATCAGCTGATGCGTTTGCCATGACCTTAAAAAATATGCTCGGACTTGTTTGTGATCCCGTTGCGGGTCTTGTTGAAGTACCGTGTGTCAAACGAAATGCGGGAGGTTCATCGCTTGCCATCGTTTCTGCGGACCTTGCACTTGCAGGTGTGACGAGCACAATTCCGTGCGATGAAGTAATCGGTGCCATGTACCGTATCGGAAAGCAGATGCCATCCAGTTTACGTGAAACAGGGGAAGGCGGACTTGCAGATACACCTACCGGCCGCCTGTTGAAAGAGAAAATAATCGGAATGTCAGTTTAACTTGTGACTGGCCTCTGTAGGAAGAGTGATCGATATGATAACAGACCCTGTAACAGCGCTTAAAGGTGTTGGCGAAAAATTCGCATCTGATCTGGCGGAAATGGGCATCCATACGGTAGAAGATCTGCTTAATTATTTCCCTTATCGCTATGATGTATTCGAAATCAAACCGCTTAACGAATTGATTCATGAAGATAAAGTCACCATCGAGGGAAGGGTTGTTCATAAGCCTTCCCTTAATTTTTATGGCAAAAAGAAATCTCGACTGTCTTTTAATGTTGAAGTGGAAGAGGTGGCAGTGAAAGCTGTCATGTTTAACAGGGCATTTGCTCAAAAGCAGCTGAACGCAGGTGACACTGTGACACTGACAGGCAAATGGGATGCGCACCGGCTGCAAATTACGATAAGCAATTATAAAAAAGGCCCGGCAAGCGAGCAGTCCGCTATTCAGCCAATGTATTCACTGAAAGGTGACGTTACCAATTATAAAGTAAAAAATGCAGTTCAGAGCTCCCTTAATACTTATCTTGGGGAAATCGAAGAAATTCTGCCCGAACGTTATCTCAAAGCCTATAAACTGCCGGATAGAGCTTCTGCTGTTAGGCTAATGCACTTTCCGGCAAACAGAATTAACTTGAAACATGCCCGGCGGCGCTTTATATACGAAGAGTTTTTGCTGTTTCAGCTTAAAATGCAAATGCTCAGAAAAATAATAAGTGAATCAACCACTGGAAATGCCCAGCATTATGATGCTTCCACCCTTAATGTCTTTATAAACAGTTTCCCTTTTTCCTTTACAAAGGCCCAGCAAAAATCATTGAATCAGATTTTAGCTGATATGAAATCGCCGTACCGAATGAGCCGTCTGCTGCAGGGAGACGTCGGCTCTGGTAAAACGGCGGTAGCTGAAGTGTGTCTTTTTGCCTCGATTACTGCCGGCAAGCAGGGTGCTTTCATGGTTCCAACTGAGATTCTGGCAGAACAGCATTTTCAATCACTCAGCGAAACTTTTTCTGACAAAGCTTCAATTGCTTTATTGACCGGTTCTGTTAAGGGAAAGAAACGAAAGGAAACTCTTGAAGCGATTGAAAATCATGAAGTAGATATTGTGGTTGGCACCCACGCTTTAATCCAGGACGATGTGTTTTTCGATGATTTGGGGTTTGTCATTGTCGATGAACAGCACCGGTTTGGGGTTGAACAACGCCGGGCATTGCGGGAAAAGGGACTTAATCCCGACGTGTTGTTTATGACGGCAACGCCAATTCCAAGAACATTGGCCATTACGGCATTCGGTGATATGGATGTATCAGTAATTGACGAAATGCCATCAGGACGCAAAACGATTGAAACGTATTGGGCTAAAGAAAACACATTTGAACGAATCTTGCAGTTTATTGCCAAACACATCCAAGATGGAGAGCAAGCTTATGTTATTTGTCCTTTGATTGAAGAATCGGACAAACTTGATATTCAAAATGCTGTGGATTTATATCATCAGCTTGAAGACTATTATGCTGATTCACTTCATGTAGGCCTGATGCATGGCAGGCTTCAAACAGATGAAAAAGATGCTGTCATGAAGCAATTTGCAAGTGGTGAAGTGGATATTCTCGTTTCCACTACTGTTGTAGAAGTCGGTGTGAATGTTACCAATGCGACAATTATGGTCATATATGATGCGGAACGGTTCGGCCTTTCTCAATTGCATCAGCTTAGAGGCCGTGTCGGACGCGGAGAAAAACAGAGTTATTGCATTCTGATTGCCGATCCCAAAGGTGAAACAGGGAAAGAACGGATGCGGATTATGACCGAAACGAATAACGGGTTTGAACTGTCCGAACAAGATCTGAAGCTCCGTGGTCCAGGTGATTTTTTCGGAAAAAAACAGAGCGGTCTTCCGGAATTTAAAGTGGCCGATATGATTCATGATTACCGCGCTTTAGAAACAGCCCGTCAGGATGCAGAAGAAATTATTGAACAAGAATTGCTGACCAATGATCCCAGTTTCAACTCACTGAGAACTTATTTGGACAATAATGCTGTGTTTCACGAAAAATTGGATTGATAAGGTATGCACTTAAAGTATTAGTCGGATAGACCAATATAATCAGTGGACATTTGCATATCCTGACGTGGTATTATATATTACTATTAGTACCAAGTCATAGGATTACAAATCATTTTAATTAACAGGAAAAAAGCCGCCATAATTACCCGGCTTAAACAGGCTTTTCCTGCTGGGTGGTGCTGTAAAATGAAAATCAGTAAAGTGGAGCGGCAACGGTTATTAAAAGAAACCATTGAAAATACACCATTTATAACCGATGAAAAATTAGCAGATAAGTTCAATGTCAGCATACAGACGATAAGGCTTGACCGCATGGAGCTTTCTATACCGGAGCTTCGCGTGCGGATAAAATCCGTCGCTGCTGATCAATGGAAGGAAACGGTTAAAGCACTTCCTCTGGATGAAGTGATAGGGGAAATCATTGATTTGGACCTTGATAAGCGGGCCATCTCAATACTGGAAATAAGAGAAGAGCACGTTTTTTCCCGAAACAAGATCGCGCGCGGTCATCATCTGTTTGCCCAGGCGAATTCGCTGGCGGTAGCTGTTATTAATGATGAACTTGCGTTGACCGCCAAATCAGAAATCAAGTTCACAAGACAGGTTACAGCGGGTGAACGTGTCGTGGCCAAAGCGTATGTGGAGAAAGTAAACGCTAAAGGTTTGACCGCAGTTCGTGTTGATAGTTTTGTCGATAATGAAAAAGTGTTTACCGGATTATTTCATATGTATCGTTCAAACGACTCAAAAGGGGACATTTAGCATGAAAATAACAATTGATGCAATGGGAGGCGACCATGCACCTGAGGCAATAGTCAAAGGTGCTGAAGAGGCTGTATCCACCATCGAAAATTTGAATATCACACTGATTGGTGATGAAAGCAAAGTTCGGCAATATTTATCCGGTTCAAACAGCCGAATTGATTTGATGCATGCAGACGAAGTTATTACGGCTGATGATGAACCGGTCAGGGCTGTCAGAAGCAAAAAGAATTCATCTTTGGTCCTGATGGCTAATGAAGTAAAAGAAGGACGTGCTGATGCATGCATTTCAGCCGGAAATACCGGTGCATTGATGAGCGCAGGATTATTTGTGGTTGGAAGAATTCGGGGAATCGACCGTCCGGCATTAAGCCCGACATTGCCTACGACTGACGGGAAAGGGTTTCTGCTGCTTGATGTTGGTGCCAACGTTGATGCTAAGGCTCATAACCTTGTTCAGTATGCAATCATGGGCTCTATTTATACGGAAAAAGTCCGTTCGATTCAACAACCGACTGTCGGCTTGCTGAACATTGGGTCAGAAGAAGGTAAAGGAAATGAATTGACGAAAAAAGCATTTAATCAGCTGAAAGAAGCACCGATTAATTTTGTCGGAAATGTTGAGGCCAGAGATATCCTCTCAGGCGCTGCAGATGTTGTTGTTACCGATGGATTCAGCGGCAATATTGCACTGAAAACCATAGAAGGTACAGCGATGACGATGTTTTCAATGCTTAAAGAAACATTGATGTCTTCCATTAAAACAAAGGTAGCAGCCAGTATGG
Protein-coding regions in this window:
- the rpe gene encoding ribulose-phosphate 3-epimerase, producing MTKIAPSILSADFSKLKNEIQDVEQGGADYIHVDVMDGHFVPNITIGPLIVESIKPYTGLPLDVHLMIENPDKYIPVFAEAGASIITVHQETCPHLHRTIQLIKSHDVKTGVVINPATPAEMIRDILQEVDLVLLMTVNPGFGGQAFIPEVLQKVKQIAAWRENRQLNFEIEVDGGINQKTAELCAEAGADVLVAGSAVFKQENRRKAIEEIACAAGKAE
- a CDS encoding thiamine diphosphokinase; translation: MVYVAIMGNGPKDLIPDLSRYETTIDIWIGADRGALTLLENNIMPDYAVGDFDSMAEADKDTVRKQAKVFDPYPSEKDETDLEIALKQAYTLKPDKLYLFGVTGGRLDHALINIQLLYSIMDQGIQGIIADHQNLLELSEPGSHKINYDQHYSIISFIPFTPCVKGLTLEGFYYKLSDETISWGSTLCISNQLISDFGTFSYDEGILLVIKSRDV
- the spoVM gene encoding stage V sporulation protein SpoVM; translated protein: MKFYTIKLPRFVGGFVRVIAGVFKKDK
- the rpmB gene encoding 50S ribosomal protein L28, which gives rise to MAKKCTVTGRKTRTGNNRSHAMNATKRNFKSNVQKVRIMVDGKPKRVYVSARALKSGKVQRV
- a CDS encoding Asp23/Gls24 family envelope stress response protein; translation: MSIELNTNDGQVTITNDVISTIAGGAAVECYGIVGMASKSQIRDGIAEILRKENFSKGVIVRQVEDHLHIDMYIIVSYGTKISEVAHNVQSQVKYTLSKSLGLEIDSVNIYIQGVRVSKD
- a CDS encoding DAK2 domain-containing protein, with translation MASEELNGKKFTQMVLSGAHHLKNNAEKIDTLNVFPVPDGDTGTNMNLSITSGADEVKKLKGENISEVANAFSKGLLMGARGNSGVILSQLFRGFAKGMDKKETLSAEELANAFDNGVATAYKAVMKPVEGTILTVAKDAAEMAVLESETEKDVIVLMEKVVREAKASLKRTPELLPVLKEVGVVDSGGQGLVTIYEGFLAALKGEEVPEAETDDIEMDEMVNAQHHKIAQDFMDTSEIEYGYCTEFMVRFEDEKLKEHPFDEETFRKELSEHGDSLLVVSDDELVKVHVHAEYPGEVMTLGQRFGSLTNMKIENMRDQHTAIVDGEKERATQAGRTEYGIVTVAMGSGIKEMFESLGATVVLEGGQTMNPSTQDITEAITGANADNVLILPNNKNIVMAAEQATDLADANATVVPTKTIPQGIGALLAFHPDATIDENGEAMEAAGKEIKSGQVTYAVRDTQINGITIEKDHFMGLADGEIKASHKDQLETVKSLLGEMITEDDEILTILQGEDASAEDVKVIKRYVEDNYKDIEIEHHKGDQPIYSFIFSVE
- a CDS encoding NCS2 family permease, which encodes MFNRNSTRFKTNGRTWRREISAGLIGYLTTVYIVAVNSSILSEAGVSLETGMIATILASFTGTILMGLYAKLPLILIPGMGINALFAFSIVGSTGLTFQEGLAVVLVAAILFLITAFTKLGVVLKEAIPESLKHAITVGLGFFLILIGLENSGLVVSGEQTIITIGDFTSPEFIASLLTLFVAIFLFMKNIPANFLVTMLSGTFIAYLFGLLEMNKNSIDVNTGDVLFIPSFTAAGDFEFWLAVFPLTIILIFENMGLLHGQLHMLKRQNSYSKAYQVTAFSSLLSAFFGTSPTVSAAENAAVISSDGRTGKAALTAGVLFLATLSIIPWISMIPNTAISPILIIVGVLMAQNLKNIPLDDLSEALPAFLITAMIPFTYSIADGMAFGFIAYPIVKIAMKKQKELSPVLTVISALFLLYFVMKIAGI
- the sdaAB gene encoding L-serine ammonia-lyase, iron-sulfur-dependent subunit beta produces the protein MKFNSVFDIIGPVMIGPSSSHTAGAVRIGKAARNLFGKEPKWARIHLYESFAKTYKGHGTDFALAGGLLGFDTDDPRMNQALEIAKERGLEIEFIEDSAGVDHPNTARLMIGDEDDQVELVGISIGGGKVEITELNGFELRLSGNHPAILIMHNDRFGAIASVTEILAKHEINIGHMEVNRKDVGKEALMVIEVDQNVEDSILKELEGADHIEQISKIVS
- the sdaAA gene encoding L-serine ammonia-lyase, iron-sulfur-dependent, subunit alpha; translation: MFRTAAELVEIAEKDNILISEVMIRQEMDMKEKSREEVFSEMEKNLEVMEQAVENSLKGVKSVTGLTGGDAVKVQDYMKNSTPLSGNIMMDAVSKAMGTNEVNAAMGTICATPTAGSAGCVPGTLFAVKNQLNPSHEQMVRYLFTSGAFGFVVANNSFISGAAGGCQAEVGSAGAMASAAIVEMAGGTPQQSADAFAMTLKNMLGLVCDPVAGLVEVPCVKRNAGGSSLAIVSADLALAGVTSTIPCDEVIGAMYRIGKQMPSSLRETGEGGLADTPTGRLLKEKIIGMSV
- the recG gene encoding ATP-dependent DNA helicase RecG → MITDPVTALKGVGEKFASDLAEMGIHTVEDLLNYFPYRYDVFEIKPLNELIHEDKVTIEGRVVHKPSLNFYGKKKSRLSFNVEVEEVAVKAVMFNRAFAQKQLNAGDTVTLTGKWDAHRLQITISNYKKGPASEQSAIQPMYSLKGDVTNYKVKNAVQSSLNTYLGEIEEILPERYLKAYKLPDRASAVRLMHFPANRINLKHARRRFIYEEFLLFQLKMQMLRKIISESTTGNAQHYDASTLNVFINSFPFSFTKAQQKSLNQILADMKSPYRMSRLLQGDVGSGKTAVAEVCLFASITAGKQGAFMVPTEILAEQHFQSLSETFSDKASIALLTGSVKGKKRKETLEAIENHEVDIVVGTHALIQDDVFFDDLGFVIVDEQHRFGVEQRRALREKGLNPDVLFMTATPIPRTLAITAFGDMDVSVIDEMPSGRKTIETYWAKENTFERILQFIAKHIQDGEQAYVICPLIEESDKLDIQNAVDLYHQLEDYYADSLHVGLMHGRLQTDEKDAVMKQFASGEVDILVSTTVVEVGVNVTNATIMVIYDAERFGLSQLHQLRGRVGRGEKQSYCILIADPKGETGKERMRIMTETNNGFELSEQDLKLRGPGDFFGKKQSGLPEFKVADMIHDYRALETARQDAEEIIEQELLTNDPSFNSLRTYLDNNAVFHEKLD
- the fapR gene encoding transcription factor FapR, with the protein product MKISKVERQRLLKETIENTPFITDEKLADKFNVSIQTIRLDRMELSIPELRVRIKSVAADQWKETVKALPLDEVIGEIIDLDLDKRAISILEIREEHVFSRNKIARGHHLFAQANSLAVAVINDELALTAKSEIKFTRQVTAGERVVAKAYVEKVNAKGLTAVRVDSFVDNEKVFTGLFHMYRSNDSKGDI
- the plsX gene encoding phosphate acyltransferase PlsX translates to MKITIDAMGGDHAPEAIVKGAEEAVSTIENLNITLIGDESKVRQYLSGSNSRIDLMHADEVITADDEPVRAVRSKKNSSLVLMANEVKEGRADACISAGNTGALMSAGLFVVGRIRGIDRPALSPTLPTTDGKGFLLLDVGANVDAKAHNLVQYAIMGSIYTEKVRSIQQPTVGLLNIGSEEGKGNELTKKAFNQLKEAPINFVGNVEARDILSGAADVVVTDGFSGNIALKTIEGTAMTMFSMLKETLMSSIKTKVAASMVKPDLKNLQSKLDYSEYGGAGLFGLASPVIKAHGSSNSRAIFNAIQQAAHMVENDVTETIKTTVESIEQNKGD